TCTACAAGGAAAAGGCTCAAGCTGCAGTCGCTGCGAACTTCAGACAAGTGAAAACTGTCAAGTCGTCGAAAGTGCAAGAGCAGGCAGTACAGCTTTGTGAGCGTGCTGGACTTTCAAGACTGGCCTCTTCCGTCAAAGCGTCGAAGGCATCTAGCCTTTTCGTCTTCTTCAGCGCCAAGACGCATAAAGTAAGCTGCCCCTTCCGTGTCATTGTGTCCGACCGAGGAACGTGGCAGCGCGAGGTAGCGGTGTTCCTGCAGAAGTGCCTGTCACACCTTGAGATTGAAGATCCTTTCCTCATCAGAAAGCCGGAGACCGTGTCAGAATTGCTTCAAAACGAGTGTCCTGCCCACGTTGGCGCGTTTTCGGTGGATGTCAAGGACTTGTACTACTCCCTGCCGCAAAGCGCGGTGATCGCAGAAATCAGCAAGTGCATCGACCGTCACGGAGGCACCAAGTTCCAGAACTCTAGTGGTATAAACGTTAGCATGTTTCTAGAAATGCTCCGCTTTTATTTACAGTCCACGTTTGCTAGAGTTGATGATAGTTTTTTCATCCAAAAACAAGGTGTTTGTATTGGATCCAGCCTCGCTCCCGTTCTCATCGATCTGTTCTTAGCTTCGTGCGATAGACAACTTCAAGCCAAGCTGGACAGCACCgttgttcagttcagttcagtttattcaccttaaaggcccccttgtatcgggggtattacataaggggtgggattttaatggaatgagcaaacaaaacagcgaatattatttagcactgaaggtgatcggttacatgttcttgaaaagtagaggatgaagcgatgttgacgatgtcacggggtaggccgttccagtccgttgctgctcgaaagaaaaatgaagcagaaaaggtggcagtatgcgatggcggccgggcaacttgtaggggatgactggtgcggtgagatatgcgtgcggcagttgtgatatccggtgaccgattgagggaagaatgaaataatttgtgataaagggtgagacttGAAATGCGACGACGGAACGGAGGTTATGCGTTATGTAGATGACTTTTTAGTATTTTATCGCAAAAGTAACGCCCAACAAACTGTTGCTCAGATTTTTGACGTGTTCAGTACTGAACTTAACAACCTACAATTGACCACAGAGCTACCTACTAACAACAAACTAAGGTTTTTGGATCTGGAACTTGTGCTATCGTGTGACCATGTGTATGTGTGGTTGGATATACTCCCCGCGCTCCCAGAAAAGCCTGCTCCCCTTCCGGTCGGCCCACTATAAGATAGTCAAGCGCGGGATAGCGAAAACATGCATGAAAGCCGCTCTGTTTAGATCATGTGCACATAAGACCCAAGCCAGCTTTGACGCGCAGGTTACTAGGCTTACCGCTGCGGGATACCCGACGAAGATCTTATCTAGCACAGCAGAGTCGATATTAAAAGAATGCAGAATTCAGAAGGAGACGTGCAAACTGGACACTAAGCACATAACATGTATTCCGTATGTTCACCaagtttcgcataacctgaaaaagaTTGTGAACAAAGCCGGCGTAAagctccttttctctgccaggaacaaattgggaggcctgtgcaagagagtgaatcaggagagtggaaagaagtcttgtcagaagaaacacagagacAAATTTGTCAACTGTTGCTGTGGTGTAGTGTACAAGGTCCCACTGTCATGCGGCCGTTTCTACATCGGAGAGACCGGACGGTGCGTCAACGATCGGCTACGCGAACACGCGAAAGACATTGAAAACAAGTCACGCCGAAATATGGTCATTCATTTCGCAGATTGCGAAGAATGTGAGGCGTTTTTGAACCAAACAACTATCATCGCCAAATATAACGATCATACCTCGCGCCTGATATCGGAGGCCTTTCACATTCATGCATTAGGCAACTCATgtgtaagccaaccatcggtggctctattcccacaggagatcgcttttcttaatcagtgatgatatcccgaatgtatgccatatcatgttttgcaccgcatttcttcttcccttctatgctttatattgccccctctttcgcaataaaccatttggttgttagttcagcgcatgtgtctgtctcgccttcttccgtcccgtccgtcagctctgttttgcctaccatttcaacaTGAAGATGATAAGGCACTAACACTCCCTGGGACTTCAGTTTCTCCAGAAGATTCACAAACAGCCTGCGCTGGCGGCTTCCACTGGCACACCATGTGTGGACGTTGCATCATTCCTCCCAAGAGTTTGCATTTTTTGTCAAgggagatgttgtaggcagtagtCGCATGCAGTGACTAGGCCGGTTAgcttggctgcgctgctgcgcgcgcgtGTGAGGCTCGCGGGGGCTGGCACATGTCTCGTGCTCGTGCCAGTATTCACCTTGCTGGAATAAACCTGCCTTGTTAGCACCTCAAcaatttctgtgcgaaatttgaacTTGAACAACTTACCAGTTTAgctgagagaagcattttacggtgcgCTTTTAATTGCGGAACACGCTGTAGACTTGCACAGTTAACAGCCATTGCACTACGAGAGAGAACAGGAGGAAATCTCTCATAGGGGCACTCTGCCCGAGCGATGACCCtgcagcactgcagcaacagcTCTGCGTGTTCACACAGGCACCCATTTGTTGgcagaaaaaatggcagtcaCAGGAGCGGATTTGTGGCTCTTTTTTGGATGAGATAGATGAGGGAGTGGTCACTTGAGGCATGTATTTCTTGAActtttttggttgaaaaaatggGGTTTCCTACAAAAATTTCTCGCTTgtagggagaggggggggggggggggggggggattgcccTGAtcacacctgaaaaaaaaaaacaccaagtgCAGCACCAAACTGCTGGTTTTTAACTGGACAGCAGATACGCTTCACACTGCCAACCCGTGCCACAGCTGCAGAGTGCAACATTGGCCCCAGCTGAGGGAGCAAGTAGCACAGTCTGAAAGCGGGACTCACGTTGTACTCGCGCTCCATCATGAGGGCAAAGTAGTATTCACGCCGGTTGTAGAGGCGCTCGGTGACCATCACCTTGTCCACCCGGATGCCCCGCTCACCCGTCTGCTTGGTGCGCAGTATGAAGCCAATCATCTGGGCTGCCAGCTTCTTGGCCTCGCTTGGCGAAAAGGCCATCTTGACGCCGCCCTTCAGCCCACTGTCAAAGGTGCCCTTGCCACGGCCCCCTGCCAGGACGAGTGCCTTGATCACAACATCGGGAGTGCCTGAAAACCACACACACATCTCATCACGACAGGAACACATGAAGAGACTGCAAAACTTGCATGGCACAAAGGCTGCTTGACAGCAAAATTATTATCAAGGACACAATGCTCACACTGAActcaagaaaaatgataagtggcAGTACAGTGTAGAAAACTCAAGCACGCACTGCCTGCTAGAAAACTGAGCTCTTGGTCGTGCACATCTTTTAGACTAACAAGGAAGGTGTTTATTCTGGCACGCTGCTGACTTGGACTTGGAAATCAATTTCACCTCCAAGGTATCAGTACGCAGTGCTGCGTTGCTTAGAGCCACAAAAAAGGGGAGACAGGCAGTGCACCCGCTTGACGCCGTTGTCAATGTGCCTGACCAGTGCGAGCTCCGTACCTAGCCGCTGGGCGATCTGTTCCGCCTCTTCGGGTGATGCGGCCACGCCGAACTTGGGCACGGTGACGCCGTTGTCCTGCAGGATCTGCATGCTGACGTTCTCCTGAAGGTTGAGGCTGCGGCGCTGCAGCCACCCTGCCCAGGTATCCTGCTTGACCTTGGGAGCGACAGGGCGTTCCGATCAATGCCTAGCTCCGACAAGACACAGACGCGGCACGAGGGACTGCTTCGATTTAAGTAACGGTGCCTGGAAGCGATACGCTGCGGCAAGGATCACAGGTAGTACGCTCGCGGAGCTGGCATTTCTGATGCAACCGTAACACAAACATAGCGCGACCATCCTAATTAGGCAGAGCTCCCTATGGAGTGGTAAAGAAATGGGGCACTGTTTCGGCACTGCAATTTCTTTCGTTTTAAACATTTTGAAAGAGCTGGCCGACCTCGGCGAATGAACCCATCTGTTCACGACGACAGCTCGCCTCAGAAGCAAGTTGTGGACCAGTGGTGGGCCCAAATCCTACAGACCTAAGAATGGAGCTGATACACATCGAGAAACAATCGAAAGCAGCTGTCGTCGCACCTTCAAGTTGCGCTGTAGAGCGGTTTTTCCGGCAGTCCGCACTGCCCTCCGTAGCAAGGTCGCCATGTTTTACCCACCACACTGCTGCAGTAGCTGCACCACAGATGATGAGAAGCGAGAATCCGAAACCGAAATCACTCGTGGATGTTTGCGGGGTTTTCTTCGCGCTTGCTGGGGTCGTTCTATTATGGCAAACTGTTCTTTCCGTAGAAATACGAGTGTGTGTGAATTTTCAGCAAGTTTTTAGCCTCCACTGCCCGTTCTCAAAATGAATGTCGTTCGCATACAAATTCGAGTGAACGAAGAAGCAAGCCATGGAGCCTCTAGCCATAAAACCCCTCCTCGGACTCTTGAATCTGTTGGTAAATAAAAAACATTAATTGGGTTGTCCAAGAGTGGGCATgggtgtttgtttttgtttcgagTTGTCGCCGGCGCACGGTTGGGCGTTGACCGCGGCCCTTCGTAGCCGTTGCCGTATCCCGCCAAGTGCCGGCTGGAGCCGCCGGGGAGCGGAGAGGTGCGTGCGGGCCGGCTGTTGTTGTGGTGGGCTTTGCGTAGGCTTCGTTTGATGTGTTAGCGAGCTGTCCGGGTGTGTGTCCGGCGGGTTGGCAGCGGCGCTACGCGTGCGGACGGATAGCGCCCCACGGGCGGCCACGGCCAGAGCGTATCGGAGGGAGTGGATCCTCGTTGTCGCCAGCAGCTCAAGTGCCGGCCACACTCCTTGTTTACGCCCTCGTGGCCAGCACAGTGAGTCACCCTCTCGCCACTCCGGGGCTTTGTCAACGACTGCCGCTCGCGGGAGGCGTCGGAGCACGTGCTGGCTGGAGCGAGAAAATTGCCCTTTGTGTGCACGTCGGATGGAGTGTATTTTTAGCGCGTCAGTCGAGCCACCCGTCTTAAAGGGCTGCAGCGTTCGGTGGCCGAGTCGCGTTTTGTTTACTGTCGTTCCTGTTGACCCGGTGATTTCGGCCACCGTTCGTGACTGAGGGGCAGCGCCGCCTTTTCGTGTGCTCCATTTAGCCGCGGCTGGTGTTTCTTCTTCTTCCGTCCCGACAGAAAAGCGAAACGGGCTGAGGAAAGAATGGGCACCAGAGCGAGGCATACTTGACAAGAACTGCATTAAAGAGGGCGAAATGTGCATTTGAGAACGTAACGAGCTTGCGTGAAAGTCCTTGAAGGGCATGTAGGTTTGTTTTAGAGCAAAATGCAGCAGGAGACTTTCAGCTGtagttcactgaaaaaaaaaaaaacaatgccactGGCTTCCTGTCATCGCCAGCCATATGCATAAGCACTTATGACAAACGAACTTCAAAAATTGACAAGCTGAACCGAGAAATTCCATCTCCTTATTGAATAAATCAATTGCAGCCACGCAAACGCACTTGTGAGGGCTGTATTTTGGTATCTGTAGGTTCGCAGTGTACTACTGCTAAATTCTTCCTATCATCTGATTGCTTCGACTGCTCATGCTCAGAGATGCTCATTAATGGAGCGCCTCTTTTGGCCTGCGTAAATCTTTCGACAGCTGAGCTGAACCTGTACATACTTTTGTGGTTGGCGACGGCTCCGGCAGCATTTACACATGGAACTTGGGTACTAATTCTTACATCGACATGTTCTCACTTGTCGGTGCCTTCCAATGAAACTGTACAGTGCCATTGGGAGGCAGCTGTGTGACGAAAATGGATTTGCCGATGTACAGCTGCTAGCCAGTGTTCAGATTCGTCCTGTTTTGTGGAGACTGTTGCCTTTGGAAGGATTCAGAAAATTTTGTTGCATAAAATTTTTCTTTCCAGGGGCCCCTAATAATAGCCTTTGTGGATAAAACACTTGGAGTGCTTGTTTTAGTGAACGAGTCTAAATCCTGGTTTGTTGTGTGAATTCATGACAATGGGCACTTTGCATCTGTTCAAGAAGCTAGTCTGAAACGTAATCTTAGAGATTTTTTCAAAGTTTCTTCCGATGTATAGTGTGCCAAAAACAGAATATGGTCACAAGTGCTGCTGTAAGCAAGGGGAGTGAGGGTCTCAATTAGTAAGTGCCCCCTTATCTGGGAAATGCCTTTTTGAAGGTCTCTACCACACCCTTCTTTAGCCTCAGATTTAAGGGGTACCACTATGTTTTCTCAGTGCTGGTTAATCTGTTAAATGGATCTATGTGTTCCAGAGATCAGTGCAAAAAGAATAATTGAAATCTGAGCATGCAAATGAGTTATTCAACTTAGAAAATTGCATGTTAAATGATCCGATGAAAGTGCGTTTCACTCTCCCAGTGCTGAGATTGGCCGCTACCAGTCAGAACCATGCCTTGTGCACTTGCACAGCAGAAGCGTGTCTGTACACTTGCAGTTGTTGCTTTGCCTGGGGAGCCCCTCTGCCTACAGATTGTAGATAGGGCAGGGATGACGAACTCATCAAAAGGTTTGCTTCCTGTCTGGCTTTTCACATTTTCGGGAAAGGTGTGtcgactggctttttttttttttctttcttctgggTATGTTTTGAACAGCATTCGTCTCCACGAAAATTTGAAGCAGATGCCCCTAGGGTTACTCTTACTACTTTTCGTTCACTTTCACCGCTCTGTTCAGTTTTTGTGGCATGCGAAAAGTGTACAGCATTTAGAGACATCATACTTGGGATTCATTTCCCAAGTTTGAAGTAACTAGGTTCAAACTGGATGCCCAAAAAATTAAAGGCAGCGCCAAATGTGGCTGCCACCTCATTTCTGCTGCTGAAAATCGCCGCTGCGTTTCTATGCCATCAGCTCAAAATAAGCATTTTTGgagaaaataaaaatatcaaataTTACAATTTGGGCAACCTCTGTGGACATGGAGGCATACCGAGAATAAAGAGCTCATGCTTGATGAATGTCGCTGGGCCTCTTTGAAGGGGCGCAGGCAAGTGAGCTGGCCCCCTTTTGTTTCTCTGCAGACTGGGTGTGTGACAGCCATGCGTGACATCAGTGCATGTCTGTACTTCACAGTGCTGGAATAGAACATGTGGACAAACAGCCCTGAAAATGTGGTATTGCGGATAACGGGGAGAAAGCGGCTGCACTACAGTAGGGGTGCAGCCGCAAATGCTATGACCTGTTTGGTAAATGCAGTGCATCACAAAAAACGGACAGAAGGGGAAGACACAAGCAACAGGGCTGTCGCTGACTAacgactgaaattttattgaaaacgGCAGGGCTTTAAATACGAACGGCATCACACGGCCAAGTACATACCCTGTTTATATTTAAACCTCTGCCGTTTTGAATAAAATTTCAGTCGTTAGTCAGCGACAGCCCTGTTGTTTGTCTCTTCCCcttctgtccctgttttttgTGCTGCACTGCTCTTACTTAAGATGAACCACTGACTAGCGCACACCAAGATTTTGATAGCTATGTCGTCCTTTGTCTGAGCAAGAAAAACTGTCCATGCACTTTCATTGCGAATGCAGGGTTTTTCCATTTGGTTTTTCACACTGCTCGGACTAGTTGCACTAAATGGTCCAAATGCCAGCATCATGAATTCACCAGCTGCCCGATTTCCCAAATTTTAGCAGTGCTAACAAATTTGTGGATTTGGCTTTTCAATTTGGGTAGATTAGCTGACAATGTAGCAAttccaattttattttttgttcctttGTAATTTGGCCGTTGAAGCATTGGAATGCTCGTGATGAGACATTGCAATGTCAGGATTATCTTCCGCTTACCAGAGAGTTCCCTTAGCGAGGGCGTATGGGCAGTAGTGCTTTTGCTTTCAGCGTTGTTGCACATTCACACAGCCGCCTTCAAAGGATAGATCTGAAGGCAGCTTTTACCATTCCGTGTGGCATTTAGTGCAACCATGCCAGCCTGCTGCATGCACTTCGATTGGGCATGCTGACTGTTCGCCCTGTGTTTGTTTCACCTATTGGAAACCTTGCAGTTTGTGGTGTGCCCCTCATGCGCATAAAAGACTGGCGTCCTCTGTGCTTTTTGATGGCACACCTGTGTTGGTTCACCTCGTTCCAGGCACTTGTTGGCACCCTCCTTGGAAACTGGGGGTTTCGTCGCTTTCCCCGGTGGGTGCTTCACCTTCTGcaatttctaaaaataggctttttcagttagaaaCGCGCTTTGCATAGCAACATTAGCGGCATAGCACACCAGAATATGCTAACTAGTATTGAGGAGCTAACTTTTAACTGTTACtattagtctccttatttattgagaggtgtgtagcccaccttaattaatattgtcacggagttctcacggagagacgcttcaacagctggagtcggcaagaggagacggtaatggcggccgatccccgatagcacgatcgcaacctcatcgtcttcgcggacagcttgcgccacctggcaacactaggtggcattattcccccctccgaaaaagaagggcatcgcagtggtgccgccagcagcgtaggcgcgctaaggttcagaagggaaacagagaagaacgcgaggaaatcgggtagacgtcctttttagtcacattgtttaatttacggtagtccacgcaga
The Amblyomma americanum isolate KBUSLIRL-KWMA chromosome 3, ASM5285725v1, whole genome shotgun sequence genome window above contains:
- the LOC144124433 gene encoding uncharacterized protein LOC144124433 yields the protein MLELQRMENTGVISPVDKPTECCAPMNAVHRLNAVHLRSETWRQARFYMECLSIACRSNIPPEQGNRRFSQDLRVASQTAEFMWRQVLPRLPRRKAPPTSPQQDVVMLGNASVPPKVNNLLVLGPKYCEHPRLDKTQLLSLVRTAARRVRTDEAGRCIKEGVDSLPQEVKKGSTRRLTAAVSALKDAGVKLVQSDKEGGFVVNDLYKEKAQAAVAANFRQVKTVKSSKVQEQAVQLCERAGLSRLASSVKASKASSLFVFFSAKTHKVSCPFRVIVSDRGTWQREVAVFLQKCLSHLEIEDPFLIRKPETVSELLQNECPAHVGAFSVDVKDLYYSLPQSAVIAEISKCIDRHGGTKFQNSSGINVSMFLEMLRFYLQSTFARVDDSFFIQKQGVCIGSSLAPVLIDLFLASCDRQLQAKLDSTVVQFSSVYSP